The proteins below come from a single Chelmon rostratus isolate fCheRos1 chromosome 12, fCheRos1.pri, whole genome shotgun sequence genomic window:
- the LOC121614976 gene encoding E3 ubiquitin/ISG15 ligase TRIM25-like, whose translation MAQKGVQLDQETISCSICLDLLKDPVAIPCGHSYCMNCIKGFWDEEDEEKIPSCPQCRQTFTPRPVLVKNTMLAALVEELKKTGLQAAPADHCYAGPEDVACDVCTGRKLKALKSCLVCPASYCEKHLQPHYDSPAFKKHKLVDPSKKLQENVCSRHDEVMKMFCRTDQQCICYLCSVDEHKGHDTVSAAAERTERQRELEVSRQNIQQRIQDRQKDVKVLQQEVEAINDSADKAVEDSQKIFTELIRLMEERRSDVERQLRSQQETEVRRVKELEEKLEQEITELKRKDAELKQLSHTEDHSQFLHNYPSLSPLSGSTDSSAIKIRPLSYFEDVTAAVSAVRDKLQDVLTEEWTNISLTVAEVDVLLSASPPGPKTRAGFFRYSREITLDPNTANTDLLLSEGNRKATLMSEEQSYSDHPDRFTVWFQVLSRESLTGRCYWEVEWRGTGVCVAVAYKNISRAGRGNECRFGRNDKSWALDCYNNSYYFWYNNVKTPVSGPRSSRVGVYLDHSAGILSFYSISETMTLLHRVQTTFTQPLYAGLCLYNSTGNSAELCELKKAKVT comes from the coding sequence ATGGCGCAGAAAGGAGTTCAGCTGGACCAGGAAACAATCTCCTGTTCGATCTGTCTGGATCTACTGAAGGATCCGGTGGCTATTCCCTGTGGACACAGCTACTGCATGAACTGTATTAAAGGCTTctgggatgaagaggatgaggagaaaatcCCCAGCTGCCCTCAGTGTAGGCAGACCTTCACTCCGAGGCCTGTCCTGGTGAAAAACACCATGTTAGCAGCTttagtggaggagctgaagaagactggactccaagctgctcctgctgatcaCTGCTATGCTGGACCTGAAGATGTGGCCTGTGATGTCTGCACTGGGAGGAAACTGAAAGCCCTCAAGTCCTGTCTGGTCTGTCCGGCCTCTTACTGTGAGAAACACCTCCAGCCTCATTATGACTCACCtgcctttaaaaaacacaagctggtGGACCCCTCCAAGAAACTCCAGGAGAACGTCTGCTCTCGTCACGATGAGGTGATGAAGATGTTCTGCCGTACTGATCAGCAGTGTATCTgttatctctgctctgtggatgaACACAAAGGCCACGACacagtgtcagctgcagcagaaaggactgagaggcagagagagctggaggtgagtcgacaaaacatccagcagagaatccaagacagacagaaagatgtgaaGGTGCTtcaacaggaggtggaggctaTCAATGACTCTGCTGATAAAGCGGTGGAGGACAGCCAGAAGATCTTCACCGAGCTGATCCGTCTCATGGAGGAAAGAAGGTCTGATGTGGAGCGGCAGCTCAGATCCCAGCAGGAAACTGAAGTGAGGCGAGTCAAAGAGCtcgaggagaagctggagcaggagatcactgagctgaagaggaaagatgctgagctgaagcagctctcacacacagaggatcacaGCCAGTTTCTACACAACTACCCCTCACTGTCACCACTCAGTGGATCTACAGACTCATCCGCCATCAAGATCCGTCCTCTCAGCTACTTTGAggatgtgacagctgctgtgtcagcagtCAGAGATAAACTACAGGACGTTCTGACAGAGGAATGGACAAACATCTCACTGACAGTGGCTGAAGTGGATGTTTTACTGTCAGCTTCACCACCAGGACCCAAGACCAGAGCTGGATTCTTCAGATATTCACGTGAAATCACACTggatccaaacacagcaaacacagatcTGTTATTATCTGAGGggaacagaaaagcaacattaaTGAGTGAAGAACAGTCTTATTCTGATCATCCAGACAGATTCACTGTTTGGTTTCAGGTCTTGAGTAGAGAGAGTCTGACTGGACGGTGTTACTGGGAGGTGGAGTGGAGAGGGACAGGAGTTTGTGTAGCAGTCGCATACAAGAATATcagcagagcagggagggggAATGAATGTCGATTTGGACGAAATGACAAATCTTGGGCGTTAGATTGTTACAACAACAGTTATTACTTTTGGTACAACAATGTGAAGACTCCCGTCTCAGGTCCTCGGTCCTCCAGAGTCGGAGTGTACCTGGATCACAGTGCAGGTATTCTGTCCTTCTACAGCATCTCTGAAACCATgactctcctccacagagtccagaccacgttcactcagcctctctatGCTGGGTTATGTCTCTATAATTCCACTGGAAACAGTGCTGAGCTGTGTGAGCTCAAGAAGGC